A window of Zingiber officinale cultivar Zhangliang chromosome 5A, Zo_v1.1, whole genome shotgun sequence contains these coding sequences:
- the LOC121979828 gene encoding uncharacterized protein LOC121979828, protein MKMNGVPSEAVRLLLFGLSLRDRAKQWLNSLAPNNIIAWEQSAGGALMNKSLDETEEIIESVAQNHHQWVNERSGYSCGNPTTKASRKFDVDAVTLLAAKLDALTKRFKNMGAIPSTVNAIVSSCEVCGSFEHSNDSCPLGAITAQIN, encoded by the exons atgaagatgaatggtgttccttctgaaGCAGTGCGCTTACTATTGTTTGGgctttctttaagagatagagctaagcaatggttgaattctttagCTCCAAATAACATCATCGcatgggaacaat ctgctggaggggcacttatgaacaagagtTTGGATGAAACCGAAgaaataattgaaagtgtagcacaaaatcaccaTCAATGGGTTAATGAAAGAAGTGGTTATTCTTGTGggaacccaacaacaaaagcatcaaggaaatttgatgttgatgcagttaCTTTATTagctgcaaaactggatgctcttacaaagagaTTTAAAAACATGGGAGCTATTCCAAGTACGGTTAATGccattgtttcttcttgtgaagtatgtggaagttttGAACATtctaatgactcatgtccattgggggctatcactgcacaaatcaattaA